A genomic segment from Vanacampus margaritifer isolate UIUO_Vmar chromosome 3, RoL_Vmar_1.0, whole genome shotgun sequence encodes:
- the dbnlb gene encoding drebrin-like b isoform X1, with protein MAVNLSKNGPALTTAYKEVVNEKSDTNWALFTYEGNSNDIRLAETGDGGLEELVEELNSGKVMYAFCRVQDPNSGLPKYVLINWTGEGVNDARKGLCANHVSSMANFLKGAHVTINARADEDVEPEVIMEKVAKASGANYSFHKETSSRFQDSGPQGPVGSVYQKTNAMSEIRKTNKDTFWAQAEKEEERRRVEERRKADDERQHLEKERKDREVKEAAQRDKRDKERAVQIEQQKKHQQEAESKEQEKQRLEQQRENQAAQKKAVRRVESMEKAHEAASLISQRATNPRDVFKQREKGITPSDSNVPIAAPASPQPGRLQSPFLSKYESERADPPQRQASPVPAGSASPVQAAEPDVDDGQSRCEYDEPEAAPEEQSKEEEAPAASPCVEEHTYEDTPQVEENNYEVTAEETPDRGICARALYDYQAADDTEISFDPDEIISGIEMIDEGWWRGYGPSGHFGMFPANYVELV; from the exons ATGGCAGTAAACCTCAGCAAAAATGGCCCCGCGCTAACAACGGCGTACAAAGAAGTGGTAAATGAAAAATCCGATACCAACTG GGCCCTGTTCACCTATGAGGGAAACAGTAATGACATCCGCCTGGCAGAAACGGGAG ATGGAGGATTGGAGGAGCTGGTGGAGGAGCTCAACAGCGGAAAAGTGATGTATGCCTTCTGTCGAGTCCAGGACCCAAACTCGGGTCTTCCTAAATATGTCCTCATCAACTGG ACGGGGGAAGGAGTGAATGATGCCAGGAAAGGACTTTGTGCAAATCACGTGAGCTCCATGGCCAACTTTCTTAAG GGGGCCCACGTTACAATAAATGCCCGAGCAGATGAGGATGTCGAACCTGAGGTGATCATGGAGAAGGTGGCCAAGGCCTCCGGAGCCAACTACAGCTTCCACAAAGAAACCTCCAGCCGCTTCCAAGACAGCGGCCCTCAGGGTCCCGTG GGCTCCGTGTACCAGAAGACCAACGCTATGTCTGAAATCCGTAAGACCAACAAGGACACGTTCTGGGCACAGGCGGAG AAAGAGGAGGAGAGACGTCGCGTGGAGGAGCGGCGCAAAGCAGATGACGAGCGCCAGCATCTGGAGAAAGAGAGGAAAGACCGAGAAGTCAAGGAGGCGGCACAGAGGGACAAACGGGACAAGGAGAGGGCCGTTCAAATTGAGCAACAAAA GAAGCACCAGCAGGAAGCTGAAAGCAAAGAGCAAGAGAAGCAACGCTTG GAGCAGCAGCGGGAGAACCAGGCAGCCCAGAAGAAAGCGGTCAGACGAGTAGAATCTATGGAGAAGGCCCAT GAGGCAGCTTCCCTCATCTCTCAGCGAGCAACCAACCCCCGAGACGTGTTCAAGCAGCGAGAGAAGGGAATAACTCCCAGCGATTCAAACGTGCCCATTGCGGCCCCTGCCAGCCCCCAGCCAG GGCGCCTGCAAAGCCCTTTTCTGTCTAAGTATGAAAGCGAGCGGGCCGACCCCCCTCAGCGTCAAGCCTCCCCGGTGCCGGCAGGCTCCGCCTCCCCTGTCCAGGCTGCAG AGCCAGATGTGGATGATGGACAGTCCAGGTGTGAGTATGACGAGCCGGAAGCAGCCCCCGAGGAGCAATCGAAAG aggaaGAAGCACCAGCCGCCAGCCCCTGTGTGGAGGAGCACACATATGAAGACACCCCTCAG GTTGAGGAGAACAACTACGAGGTGACTGCTGAGGAGACACCGGATCGAGGAATCTGTGCTCGGGCCTTGTACGATTACCAGGCTG CGGACGATACGGAGATCTCCTTCGACCCCGACGAGATCATCTCGGGGATCGAAATGATCGATGAGGGATGGTGGCGAGGCTACGGCCCCAGTGGCCATTTTGGAATGTTCCCGGCCAATTACGTGGAGCTGGTGTAG
- the dbnlb gene encoding drebrin-like b isoform X3: MAVNLSKNGPALTTAYKEVVNEKSDTNWALFTYEGNSNDIRLAETGDGGLEELVEELNSGKVMYAFCRVQDPNSGLPKYVLINWTGEGVNDARKGLCANHVSSMANFLKGAHVTINARADEDVEPEVIMEKVAKASGANYSFHKETSSRFQDSGPQGPVGSVYQKTNAMSEIRKTNKDTFWAQAEKEEERRRVEERRKADDERQHLEKERKDREVKEAAQRDKRDKERAVQIEQQKKHQQEAESKEQEKQRLEQQRENQAAQKKAVRRVESMEKAHEAASLISQRATNPRDVFKQREKGITPSDSNVPIAAPASPQPEPDVDDGQSRCEYDEPEAAPEEQSKEEEAPAASPCVEEHTYEDTPQVEENNYEVTAEETPDRGICARALYDYQAADDTEISFDPDEIISGIEMIDEGWWRGYGPSGHFGMFPANYVELV, encoded by the exons ATGGCAGTAAACCTCAGCAAAAATGGCCCCGCGCTAACAACGGCGTACAAAGAAGTGGTAAATGAAAAATCCGATACCAACTG GGCCCTGTTCACCTATGAGGGAAACAGTAATGACATCCGCCTGGCAGAAACGGGAG ATGGAGGATTGGAGGAGCTGGTGGAGGAGCTCAACAGCGGAAAAGTGATGTATGCCTTCTGTCGAGTCCAGGACCCAAACTCGGGTCTTCCTAAATATGTCCTCATCAACTGG ACGGGGGAAGGAGTGAATGATGCCAGGAAAGGACTTTGTGCAAATCACGTGAGCTCCATGGCCAACTTTCTTAAG GGGGCCCACGTTACAATAAATGCCCGAGCAGATGAGGATGTCGAACCTGAGGTGATCATGGAGAAGGTGGCCAAGGCCTCCGGAGCCAACTACAGCTTCCACAAAGAAACCTCCAGCCGCTTCCAAGACAGCGGCCCTCAGGGTCCCGTG GGCTCCGTGTACCAGAAGACCAACGCTATGTCTGAAATCCGTAAGACCAACAAGGACACGTTCTGGGCACAGGCGGAG AAAGAGGAGGAGAGACGTCGCGTGGAGGAGCGGCGCAAAGCAGATGACGAGCGCCAGCATCTGGAGAAAGAGAGGAAAGACCGAGAAGTCAAGGAGGCGGCACAGAGGGACAAACGGGACAAGGAGAGGGCCGTTCAAATTGAGCAACAAAA GAAGCACCAGCAGGAAGCTGAAAGCAAAGAGCAAGAGAAGCAACGCTTG GAGCAGCAGCGGGAGAACCAGGCAGCCCAGAAGAAAGCGGTCAGACGAGTAGAATCTATGGAGAAGGCCCAT GAGGCAGCTTCCCTCATCTCTCAGCGAGCAACCAACCCCCGAGACGTGTTCAAGCAGCGAGAGAAGGGAATAACTCCCAGCGATTCAAACGTGCCCATTGCGGCCCCTGCCAGCCCCCAGCCAG AGCCAGATGTGGATGATGGACAGTCCAGGTGTGAGTATGACGAGCCGGAAGCAGCCCCCGAGGAGCAATCGAAAG aggaaGAAGCACCAGCCGCCAGCCCCTGTGTGGAGGAGCACACATATGAAGACACCCCTCAG GTTGAGGAGAACAACTACGAGGTGACTGCTGAGGAGACACCGGATCGAGGAATCTGTGCTCGGGCCTTGTACGATTACCAGGCTG CGGACGATACGGAGATCTCCTTCGACCCCGACGAGATCATCTCGGGGATCGAAATGATCGATGAGGGATGGTGGCGAGGCTACGGCCCCAGTGGCCATTTTGGAATGTTCCCGGCCAATTACGTGGAGCTGGTGTAG
- the dbnlb gene encoding drebrin-like b isoform X2: MAVNLSKNGPALTTAYKEVVNEKSDTNWALFTYEGNSNDIRLAETGDGGLEELVEELNSGKVMYAFCRVQDPNSGLPKYVLINWTGEGVNDARKGLCANHVSSMANFLKGAHVTINARADEDVEPEVIMEKVAKASGANYSFHKETSSRFQDSGPQGPVGSVYQKTNAMSEIRKTNKDTFWAQAEKEEERRRVEERRKADDERQHLEKERKDREVKEAAQRDKRDKERAVQIEQQKKHQQEAESKEQEKQRLEQQRENQAAQKKAVRRVESMEKAHEAASLISQRATNPRDVFKQREKGITPSDSNVPIAAPASPQPGRLQSPFLSKYESERADPPQRQASPVPAGSASPVQAAEEEAPAASPCVEEHTYEDTPQVEENNYEVTAEETPDRGICARALYDYQAADDTEISFDPDEIISGIEMIDEGWWRGYGPSGHFGMFPANYVELV, translated from the exons ATGGCAGTAAACCTCAGCAAAAATGGCCCCGCGCTAACAACGGCGTACAAAGAAGTGGTAAATGAAAAATCCGATACCAACTG GGCCCTGTTCACCTATGAGGGAAACAGTAATGACATCCGCCTGGCAGAAACGGGAG ATGGAGGATTGGAGGAGCTGGTGGAGGAGCTCAACAGCGGAAAAGTGATGTATGCCTTCTGTCGAGTCCAGGACCCAAACTCGGGTCTTCCTAAATATGTCCTCATCAACTGG ACGGGGGAAGGAGTGAATGATGCCAGGAAAGGACTTTGTGCAAATCACGTGAGCTCCATGGCCAACTTTCTTAAG GGGGCCCACGTTACAATAAATGCCCGAGCAGATGAGGATGTCGAACCTGAGGTGATCATGGAGAAGGTGGCCAAGGCCTCCGGAGCCAACTACAGCTTCCACAAAGAAACCTCCAGCCGCTTCCAAGACAGCGGCCCTCAGGGTCCCGTG GGCTCCGTGTACCAGAAGACCAACGCTATGTCTGAAATCCGTAAGACCAACAAGGACACGTTCTGGGCACAGGCGGAG AAAGAGGAGGAGAGACGTCGCGTGGAGGAGCGGCGCAAAGCAGATGACGAGCGCCAGCATCTGGAGAAAGAGAGGAAAGACCGAGAAGTCAAGGAGGCGGCACAGAGGGACAAACGGGACAAGGAGAGGGCCGTTCAAATTGAGCAACAAAA GAAGCACCAGCAGGAAGCTGAAAGCAAAGAGCAAGAGAAGCAACGCTTG GAGCAGCAGCGGGAGAACCAGGCAGCCCAGAAGAAAGCGGTCAGACGAGTAGAATCTATGGAGAAGGCCCAT GAGGCAGCTTCCCTCATCTCTCAGCGAGCAACCAACCCCCGAGACGTGTTCAAGCAGCGAGAGAAGGGAATAACTCCCAGCGATTCAAACGTGCCCATTGCGGCCCCTGCCAGCCCCCAGCCAG GGCGCCTGCAAAGCCCTTTTCTGTCTAAGTATGAAAGCGAGCGGGCCGACCCCCCTCAGCGTCAAGCCTCCCCGGTGCCGGCAGGCTCCGCCTCCCCTGTCCAGGCTGCAG aggaaGAAGCACCAGCCGCCAGCCCCTGTGTGGAGGAGCACACATATGAAGACACCCCTCAG GTTGAGGAGAACAACTACGAGGTGACTGCTGAGGAGACACCGGATCGAGGAATCTGTGCTCGGGCCTTGTACGATTACCAGGCTG CGGACGATACGGAGATCTCCTTCGACCCCGACGAGATCATCTCGGGGATCGAAATGATCGATGAGGGATGGTGGCGAGGCTACGGCCCCAGTGGCCATTTTGGAATGTTCCCGGCCAATTACGTGGAGCTGGTGTAG
- the dbnlb gene encoding drebrin-like b isoform X4, with protein sequence MAVNLSKNGPALTTAYKEVVNEKSDTNWALFTYEGNSNDIRLAETGDGGLEELVEELNSGKVMYAFCRVQDPNSGLPKYVLINWTGEGVNDARKGLCANHVSSMANFLKGAHVTINARADEDVEPEVIMEKVAKASGANYSFHKETSSRFQDSGPQGPVGSVYQKTNAMSEIRKTNKDTFWAQAEKEEERRRVEERRKADDERQHLEKERKDREVKEAAQRDKRDKERAVQIEQQKKHQQEAESKEQEKQRLEQQRENQAAQKKAVRRVESMEKAHEAASLISQRATNPRDVFKQREKGITPSDSNVPIAAPASPQPEEEAPAASPCVEEHTYEDTPQVEENNYEVTAEETPDRGICARALYDYQAADDTEISFDPDEIISGIEMIDEGWWRGYGPSGHFGMFPANYVELV encoded by the exons ATGGCAGTAAACCTCAGCAAAAATGGCCCCGCGCTAACAACGGCGTACAAAGAAGTGGTAAATGAAAAATCCGATACCAACTG GGCCCTGTTCACCTATGAGGGAAACAGTAATGACATCCGCCTGGCAGAAACGGGAG ATGGAGGATTGGAGGAGCTGGTGGAGGAGCTCAACAGCGGAAAAGTGATGTATGCCTTCTGTCGAGTCCAGGACCCAAACTCGGGTCTTCCTAAATATGTCCTCATCAACTGG ACGGGGGAAGGAGTGAATGATGCCAGGAAAGGACTTTGTGCAAATCACGTGAGCTCCATGGCCAACTTTCTTAAG GGGGCCCACGTTACAATAAATGCCCGAGCAGATGAGGATGTCGAACCTGAGGTGATCATGGAGAAGGTGGCCAAGGCCTCCGGAGCCAACTACAGCTTCCACAAAGAAACCTCCAGCCGCTTCCAAGACAGCGGCCCTCAGGGTCCCGTG GGCTCCGTGTACCAGAAGACCAACGCTATGTCTGAAATCCGTAAGACCAACAAGGACACGTTCTGGGCACAGGCGGAG AAAGAGGAGGAGAGACGTCGCGTGGAGGAGCGGCGCAAAGCAGATGACGAGCGCCAGCATCTGGAGAAAGAGAGGAAAGACCGAGAAGTCAAGGAGGCGGCACAGAGGGACAAACGGGACAAGGAGAGGGCCGTTCAAATTGAGCAACAAAA GAAGCACCAGCAGGAAGCTGAAAGCAAAGAGCAAGAGAAGCAACGCTTG GAGCAGCAGCGGGAGAACCAGGCAGCCCAGAAGAAAGCGGTCAGACGAGTAGAATCTATGGAGAAGGCCCAT GAGGCAGCTTCCCTCATCTCTCAGCGAGCAACCAACCCCCGAGACGTGTTCAAGCAGCGAGAGAAGGGAATAACTCCCAGCGATTCAAACGTGCCCATTGCGGCCCCTGCCAGCCCCCAGCCAG aggaaGAAGCACCAGCCGCCAGCCCCTGTGTGGAGGAGCACACATATGAAGACACCCCTCAG GTTGAGGAGAACAACTACGAGGTGACTGCTGAGGAGACACCGGATCGAGGAATCTGTGCTCGGGCCTTGTACGATTACCAGGCTG CGGACGATACGGAGATCTCCTTCGACCCCGACGAGATCATCTCGGGGATCGAAATGATCGATGAGGGATGGTGGCGAGGCTACGGCCCCAGTGGCCATTTTGGAATGTTCCCGGCCAATTACGTGGAGCTGGTGTAG
- the arid5a gene encoding AT-rich interactive domain-containing protein 5A isoform X2 — translation METAGETSPPATEVHDKCKEGSQPSLLRTPEKSFVSSLHSFMKERGSPIDRIPHLGFKQIDLWMIYKAVEKLGGYNSVTARRLWKKVYDELGGSPGSTSAATCTRRHYERLVLPYERHLKGEDDMPLPLNKPRKPYKRNSGGKIKAEWKGKSKADSEKLLSEAAGQSEAAAHPGSALWQQPQVPLTPDLYAYSHLPHGPAATPWPANISSAVGEVISPLEKKKRVAQASLRANPQGERERPSVIRRSASPAFGGHKCDSSDGSPRPLSSSSFSSRSPSPRSISSEEENNSALRSDLAPECCMQNDDKPIREMSKDPAGARKEHIREPKVASKDLTYSSTELKSDCDPTSSSAFITMLTKSTPLPRPAPIRPGHRVQHGALTNHSKPFKNISPLPLPQETFRAMSAKFAPSQQRRPHSPFYDMRDSHLRSTLQQPAFLPRMRIPPSQLPYRHVPVSAPHSALIYPYPYAVPLWGPHASYTIPAFYSQYKL, via the exons ATGGAGACGGCGGGCGAG ACGTCTCCACCCGCCACTGAGGTCCACGACAAATGTAAGGAAGGTTCGCAACCCAGCCTGCTGCGCACGCCGGAGAAGTCATTTGTATCAAGTCTGCACTCCTTCATGAAGGAAAGAGGCTCGCCCATTGATAGGATCCCACATTTGGGCTTCAAACAGA TTGACCTTTGGATGATCTACAAGGCAGTTGAGAAATTGGGTGGATACAATTCA GTGACTGCACGACGCCTGTGGAAGAAAGTGTACGACGAACTGGGCGGGAGTCCCGGCAGCACCAGCGCTGCAACCTGCACTCGCAGACACTATGAGAG GCTGGTGTTGCCCTATGAAAGACACTTAAAAGGAGAAGATGATATGCCTCTGCCTCTCAACAAACCAAGGAAGCCTTATAAAAGGAATTCGGGagggaaaataaaagcagaGTGGAAGGGGAAAAGCAAGGCGGACAGCGAG aAGCTGCTTTCGGAGGCTGCTGGTCAGAGTGAAGCAGCGGCGCATCCCGGTTCTGCTCTCTGGCAGCAGCCACAAGTGCCCCTAACCCCTGACCTTTACGCATATTCCCACCTGCCGCACGGCCCCGCAGCAACACCCTGGCCGGCCAACATCTCCTCAGCTGTCGGAGAGGTCATCTCTCCTCTGGAGAAAAAGAAACGCGTAGCGCAGGCTAGCCTTCGAGCGAATCCGCAGGGCGAGAGGGAGAGGCCTTCTGTCATCCGGCGCTCCGCGTCTCCCGCCTTTGGCGGTCACAAGTGTGACTCCTCTGACGGCTCGCCTCGCCcgctctcttcctcctccttctcctccaggaGCCCGTCGCCGCGCTCCATCTCGTCAGAGGAGGAAAATAACTCTGCTCTACGCTCAGATTTGGCCCCTGAATGTTGCATGCAAAATGATGACAAACCCATACGAGAAATGTCAAAAGATCCAGCGGGAGCGAGGAAAGAACACATTAGAGAACCAAAAGTTGCCAGCAAAGACCTCACATATTCCTCGACTGAATTGAAGTCAGACTGTGATCCAACATCTTCCTCTGCTTTCATCACAATGTTGACAAAATCGACACCGCTACCGCGACCCGCTCCCATCCGGCCAGGCCACCGGGTCCAACACGGCGCTTTGACGAATCACAGCAAACCTTTCAAAAACATCTCTCCGCTGCCACTGCCGCAGGAAACGTTCAGGGCCATGTCAGCAAAGTTTGCTCCCAGCCAGCAGAGACGACCCCACTCGCCATTTTACGACATGAGAGACTCTCACCTCCGGAGCACGCTGCAGCAGCCGGCCTTCCTCCCCAGAATGAGAATACCTCCGTCTCAGCTCCCGTACCGCCACGTTCCCGTCAGCGCGCCTCACTCTGCTCTCATCTACCCGTACCCGTACGCCGTCCCTCTGTGGGGTCCCCACGCTTCATACACGATCCCCGCATTTTATTCGCAGTACAAACTATAA
- the ube2d4 gene encoding ubiquitin-conjugating enzyme E2 D4 isoform X1 — MALKRIQKELSDLQRDPPAQCSAGPVGDDLFHWQATIMGPSDSPYQNGVFFLTIHFPTDYPFKPPKVAFTTKIYHPNINSNGSICLDILRSQWSPALTVSKVLLSICSLLCDPNPDDPLVPEIAHTYKADREKYNKLAREWTQKYAM, encoded by the exons ATGGCGTTGAAAAGAATTCAGaag GAGCTGTCCGACTTGCAGAGGGACCCCCCTGCTCAGTGCTCTGCTGGACCAGTTGGAGATGATT tGTTTCATTGGCAGGCAACGATAATGGGTCCG AGTGACAGCCCGTATCAGaatggagtgtttttccttacCATCCACTTCCCCACAGATTATCCATTCAAACCACCAAAA GTTGCGTTTACAACAAAGATTTACCACCCTAATATTAACAGCAATGGGAGTATTTGTCTGGATATACTGAGATCACAGTGGTCACCTGCACTAACAGTATCAAAAG TATTATTATCAATCTGCTCCCTTCTTTGTGACCCAAACCCCGATGACCCTTTGGTGCCAGAGATCGCTCACACATACAAGGCCGACAGGGAAAA GTACAACAAATTAGCAAGAGAATGGACCCAGAAGTATGCAATGTGA
- the arid5a gene encoding AT-rich interactive domain-containing protein 5A isoform X3, producing the protein MKERGSPIDRIPHLGFKQIDLWMIYKAVEKLGGYNSVTARRLWKKVYDELGGSPGSTSAATCTRRHYERLVLPYERHLKGEDDMPLPLNKPRKPYKRNSGGKIKAEWKGKSKADSEKLLSEAAGQSEAAAHPGSALWQQPQVPLTPDLYAYSHLPHGPAATPWPANISSAVGEVISPLEKKKRVAQASLRANPQGERERPSVIRRSASPAFGGHKCDSSDGSPRPLSSSSFSSRSPSPRSISSEEENNSALRSDLAPECCMQNDDKPIREMSKDPAGARKEHIREPKVASKDLTYSSTELKSDCDPTSSSAFITMLTKSTPLPRPAPIRPGHRVQHGALTNHSKPFKNISPLPLPQETFRAMSAKFAPSQQRRPHSPFYDMRDSHLRSTLQQPAFLPRMRIPPSQLPYRHVPVSAPHSALIYPYPYAVPLWGPHASYTIPAFYSQYKL; encoded by the exons ATGAAGGAAAGAGGCTCGCCCATTGATAGGATCCCACATTTGGGCTTCAAACAGA TTGACCTTTGGATGATCTACAAGGCAGTTGAGAAATTGGGTGGATACAATTCA GTGACTGCACGACGCCTGTGGAAGAAAGTGTACGACGAACTGGGCGGGAGTCCCGGCAGCACCAGCGCTGCAACCTGCACTCGCAGACACTATGAGAG GCTGGTGTTGCCCTATGAAAGACACTTAAAAGGAGAAGATGATATGCCTCTGCCTCTCAACAAACCAAGGAAGCCTTATAAAAGGAATTCGGGagggaaaataaaagcagaGTGGAAGGGGAAAAGCAAGGCGGACAGCGAG aAGCTGCTTTCGGAGGCTGCTGGTCAGAGTGAAGCAGCGGCGCATCCCGGTTCTGCTCTCTGGCAGCAGCCACAAGTGCCCCTAACCCCTGACCTTTACGCATATTCCCACCTGCCGCACGGCCCCGCAGCAACACCCTGGCCGGCCAACATCTCCTCAGCTGTCGGAGAGGTCATCTCTCCTCTGGAGAAAAAGAAACGCGTAGCGCAGGCTAGCCTTCGAGCGAATCCGCAGGGCGAGAGGGAGAGGCCTTCTGTCATCCGGCGCTCCGCGTCTCCCGCCTTTGGCGGTCACAAGTGTGACTCCTCTGACGGCTCGCCTCGCCcgctctcttcctcctccttctcctccaggaGCCCGTCGCCGCGCTCCATCTCGTCAGAGGAGGAAAATAACTCTGCTCTACGCTCAGATTTGGCCCCTGAATGTTGCATGCAAAATGATGACAAACCCATACGAGAAATGTCAAAAGATCCAGCGGGAGCGAGGAAAGAACACATTAGAGAACCAAAAGTTGCCAGCAAAGACCTCACATATTCCTCGACTGAATTGAAGTCAGACTGTGATCCAACATCTTCCTCTGCTTTCATCACAATGTTGACAAAATCGACACCGCTACCGCGACCCGCTCCCATCCGGCCAGGCCACCGGGTCCAACACGGCGCTTTGACGAATCACAGCAAACCTTTCAAAAACATCTCTCCGCTGCCACTGCCGCAGGAAACGTTCAGGGCCATGTCAGCAAAGTTTGCTCCCAGCCAGCAGAGACGACCCCACTCGCCATTTTACGACATGAGAGACTCTCACCTCCGGAGCACGCTGCAGCAGCCGGCCTTCCTCCCCAGAATGAGAATACCTCCGTCTCAGCTCCCGTACCGCCACGTTCCCGTCAGCGCGCCTCACTCTGCTCTCATCTACCCGTACCCGTACGCCGTCCCTCTGTGGGGTCCCCACGCTTCATACACGATCCCCGCATTTTATTCGCAGTACAAACTATAA
- the ube2d4 gene encoding ubiquitin-conjugating enzyme E2 D4 isoform X2 → MTAASWLPKLNPSVAVSIYGLANGAARLAKELSDLQRDPPAQCSAGPVGDDLFHWQATIMGPSDSPYQNGVFFLTIHFPTDYPFKPPKVAFTTKIYHPNINSNGSICLDILRSQWSPALTVSKVLLSICSLLCDPNPDDPLVPEIAHTYKADREKYNKLAREWTQKYAM, encoded by the exons ATGACAGCTGCTAGCTGGTTGCCAAAATTGAACCCTAGTGTCGCTGTTTCCATTTATGGGCTGGCAAATGGGGCAGCGCGGTTGGCcaag GAGCTGTCCGACTTGCAGAGGGACCCCCCTGCTCAGTGCTCTGCTGGACCAGTTGGAGATGATT tGTTTCATTGGCAGGCAACGATAATGGGTCCG AGTGACAGCCCGTATCAGaatggagtgtttttccttacCATCCACTTCCCCACAGATTATCCATTCAAACCACCAAAA GTTGCGTTTACAACAAAGATTTACCACCCTAATATTAACAGCAATGGGAGTATTTGTCTGGATATACTGAGATCACAGTGGTCACCTGCACTAACAGTATCAAAAG TATTATTATCAATCTGCTCCCTTCTTTGTGACCCAAACCCCGATGACCCTTTGGTGCCAGAGATCGCTCACACATACAAGGCCGACAGGGAAAA GTACAACAAATTAGCAAGAGAATGGACCCAGAAGTATGCAATGTGA
- the arid5a gene encoding AT-rich interactive domain-containing protein 5A isoform X1: MAHEEESVTVVSEEDMETAGETSPPATEVHDKCKEGSQPSLLRTPEKSFVSSLHSFMKERGSPIDRIPHLGFKQIDLWMIYKAVEKLGGYNSVTARRLWKKVYDELGGSPGSTSAATCTRRHYERLVLPYERHLKGEDDMPLPLNKPRKPYKRNSGGKIKAEWKGKSKADSEKLLSEAAGQSEAAAHPGSALWQQPQVPLTPDLYAYSHLPHGPAATPWPANISSAVGEVISPLEKKKRVAQASLRANPQGERERPSVIRRSASPAFGGHKCDSSDGSPRPLSSSSFSSRSPSPRSISSEEENNSALRSDLAPECCMQNDDKPIREMSKDPAGARKEHIREPKVASKDLTYSSTELKSDCDPTSSSAFITMLTKSTPLPRPAPIRPGHRVQHGALTNHSKPFKNISPLPLPQETFRAMSAKFAPSQQRRPHSPFYDMRDSHLRSTLQQPAFLPRMRIPPSQLPYRHVPVSAPHSALIYPYPYAVPLWGPHASYTIPAFYSQYKL, from the exons ATGG CTCATGAGGAGGAGAGTGTGACGGTGGTCAGTGAAGAAGATATGGAGACGGCGGGCGAG ACGTCTCCACCCGCCACTGAGGTCCACGACAAATGTAAGGAAGGTTCGCAACCCAGCCTGCTGCGCACGCCGGAGAAGTCATTTGTATCAAGTCTGCACTCCTTCATGAAGGAAAGAGGCTCGCCCATTGATAGGATCCCACATTTGGGCTTCAAACAGA TTGACCTTTGGATGATCTACAAGGCAGTTGAGAAATTGGGTGGATACAATTCA GTGACTGCACGACGCCTGTGGAAGAAAGTGTACGACGAACTGGGCGGGAGTCCCGGCAGCACCAGCGCTGCAACCTGCACTCGCAGACACTATGAGAG GCTGGTGTTGCCCTATGAAAGACACTTAAAAGGAGAAGATGATATGCCTCTGCCTCTCAACAAACCAAGGAAGCCTTATAAAAGGAATTCGGGagggaaaataaaagcagaGTGGAAGGGGAAAAGCAAGGCGGACAGCGAG aAGCTGCTTTCGGAGGCTGCTGGTCAGAGTGAAGCAGCGGCGCATCCCGGTTCTGCTCTCTGGCAGCAGCCACAAGTGCCCCTAACCCCTGACCTTTACGCATATTCCCACCTGCCGCACGGCCCCGCAGCAACACCCTGGCCGGCCAACATCTCCTCAGCTGTCGGAGAGGTCATCTCTCCTCTGGAGAAAAAGAAACGCGTAGCGCAGGCTAGCCTTCGAGCGAATCCGCAGGGCGAGAGGGAGAGGCCTTCTGTCATCCGGCGCTCCGCGTCTCCCGCCTTTGGCGGTCACAAGTGTGACTCCTCTGACGGCTCGCCTCGCCcgctctcttcctcctccttctcctccaggaGCCCGTCGCCGCGCTCCATCTCGTCAGAGGAGGAAAATAACTCTGCTCTACGCTCAGATTTGGCCCCTGAATGTTGCATGCAAAATGATGACAAACCCATACGAGAAATGTCAAAAGATCCAGCGGGAGCGAGGAAAGAACACATTAGAGAACCAAAAGTTGCCAGCAAAGACCTCACATATTCCTCGACTGAATTGAAGTCAGACTGTGATCCAACATCTTCCTCTGCTTTCATCACAATGTTGACAAAATCGACACCGCTACCGCGACCCGCTCCCATCCGGCCAGGCCACCGGGTCCAACACGGCGCTTTGACGAATCACAGCAAACCTTTCAAAAACATCTCTCCGCTGCCACTGCCGCAGGAAACGTTCAGGGCCATGTCAGCAAAGTTTGCTCCCAGCCAGCAGAGACGACCCCACTCGCCATTTTACGACATGAGAGACTCTCACCTCCGGAGCACGCTGCAGCAGCCGGCCTTCCTCCCCAGAATGAGAATACCTCCGTCTCAGCTCCCGTACCGCCACGTTCCCGTCAGCGCGCCTCACTCTGCTCTCATCTACCCGTACCCGTACGCCGTCCCTCTGTGGGGTCCCCACGCTTCATACACGATCCCCGCATTTTATTCGCAGTACAAACTATAA